Proteins encoded in a region of the Paenibacillus sp. E222 genome:
- a CDS encoding PspA/IM30 family protein, with protein sequence MGILSRFRDVMKANMNHVLARAQDPEKTVNEYMRSLSSDLGQVKAETAAVLSDESRAKRALDECNAEIKKLQRYAEKSAESGDEDKARGFLEKKAAQTVKRNELQAAYDRASAKAKMMKHMHEKLVADMGQLEARHADLKGRMAAANRQQQSNERNASAANANAALKAMEDKANQALNEAEALAEIRAGAQEDDLDVLIAQLEQQMNAEAGNNAQVTPSPEEELAAIQKKLEDK encoded by the coding sequence ATGGGAATCTTATCGAGGTTTAGGGACGTGATGAAAGCGAATATGAACCATGTGCTGGCTCGGGCGCAAGATCCGGAGAAGACGGTGAATGAATATATGCGGAGCTTGAGCAGTGATCTGGGTCAGGTGAAGGCCGAGACGGCTGCGGTTCTCTCGGATGAGAGCCGGGCGAAGAGGGCTTTGGACGAATGCAATGCAGAGATTAAGAAATTACAGCGGTATGCAGAGAAATCTGCGGAGTCTGGTGATGAAGACAAGGCACGTGGTTTTCTGGAAAAGAAGGCAGCGCAGACTGTGAAACGGAATGAATTACAAGCTGCCTATGATCGGGCTTCGGCCAAAGCCAAAATGATGAAGCATATGCACGAGAAGCTGGTTGCGGATATGGGGCAATTGGAAGCTCGGCATGCGGATCTGAAGGGCAGGATGGCGGCTGCAAATAGGCAGCAACAGTCCAATGAACGGAACGCTTCGGCTGCCAATGCGAATGCTGCTTTGAAAGCGATGGAAGACAAGGCAAATCAGGCACTTAACGAAGCTGAAGCTTTGGCTGAAATTCGTGCTGGGGCGCAGGAAGATGATCTGGATGTGCTAATTGCGCAGTTGGAGCAGCAAATGAACGCTGAAGCGGGTAATAATGCACAGGTGACGCCAAGTCCAGAGGAAGAGCTTGCAGCAATTCAGAAGAAATTGGAAGATAAATAA
- a CDS encoding alpha/beta fold hydrolase, producing the protein MRIVFKRMGYGALALLGILLLFITISFTNHTIKLKKEAAILSPPGVMVDVNNHPMHVYTEGSGEHTLVFMSGGGTSSPVLDFKALYSRLSDQYKIAVVEKAGYGFSATAKVPRDIDTMLEETRAALTLAGESPPYVLFPHSMSGIEALYWAQMYPNEVEAIIGLDPAIPEVYEEYPLPSVGMMSLTGLGARVGITRFFPAIVNSSAAIEEKRLSSQEEEIYRALFYKKTQTLNMNEEVKMIRNNAAQVLERGIPDVPMYFFISSGEELPFENWSDYLVNYVEFVKNGRYLLLHNGHYVHDADPDLIAEESIKFIEEL; encoded by the coding sequence ATGAGAATTGTATTTAAACGAATGGGTTATGGTGCCTTGGCTTTATTGGGTATCTTGCTTTTGTTCATAACGATTAGTTTCACGAATCATACAATTAAATTAAAGAAAGAAGCGGCTATACTGTCACCCCCAGGTGTAATGGTTGATGTTAATAATCACCCAATGCATGTCTATACAGAAGGTTCCGGAGAACATACCCTGGTCTTTATGTCAGGTGGGGGCACATCTTCTCCTGTATTGGATTTCAAGGCGCTCTATTCCAGATTGTCGGATCAATACAAGATTGCTGTTGTTGAGAAGGCAGGCTACGGTTTCAGTGCAACGGCAAAGGTCCCCCGTGATATCGATACGATGTTGGAAGAAACCAGAGCAGCTCTGACGTTAGCGGGAGAATCACCGCCCTATGTGTTGTTTCCGCATTCCATGTCGGGTATAGAAGCACTATATTGGGCACAAATGTATCCAAACGAAGTTGAGGCTATTATTGGTCTTGATCCTGCTATTCCAGAAGTTTATGAAGAGTATCCTCTACCTTCAGTTGGTATGATGAGCCTTACAGGCTTAGGAGCTCGTGTCGGAATTACTCGTTTTTTCCCTGCCATCGTTAACTCGTCCGCCGCGATTGAAGAGAAGCGGTTGTCCTCCCAAGAGGAGGAAATCTATAGGGCATTATTTTATAAAAAAACGCAGACACTGAACATGAATGAAGAAGTTAAAATGATTAGGAATAATGCAGCACAAGTTTTAGAACGAGGTATTCCAGATGTGCCCATGTATTTTTTTATATCGAGTGGAGAAGAATTACCTTTCGAGAACTGGAGTGATTACTTAGTAAACTACGTTGAGTTTGTGAAGAATGGGCGCTATCTTTTATTACATAACGGTCATTACGTTCATGATGCTGATCCCGATCTAATTGCAGAGGAAAGTATCAAATTTATAGAAGAACTGTGA
- a CDS encoding carbohydrate ABC transporter permease, translating into MLHLFLIIVAVIQMYPLVWLAFFSLKDNSEIFSGDVAAFPKSFLWSNYTKALSDGHVLSYFFNSVLVTVISIILVLILASMTGYAITRMNWKWSGFTMNLILLGMMVPIHAALLPLFIILKNLGLLNTYWSLIIPYVAFGIPMAVFILGSFFKGVPRELEEAAVIDGCGIYRTFFSIIMPLVRPAVSTVAIFTFLACWNELMFAVTFINNEAYQTLTVGMMSMVGTYITQWGIIGAGLMITTLPTIIIYLLLNKQVQKSMIAGAIKG; encoded by the coding sequence TTGTTGCATCTGTTTTTGATTATCGTAGCTGTCATACAGATGTATCCGCTCGTCTGGCTTGCTTTTTTCTCCCTCAAAGATAATAGCGAGATATTTAGCGGCGATGTTGCAGCCTTTCCGAAATCCTTTCTCTGGAGCAATTATACCAAAGCGTTGTCAGATGGCCATGTGTTGAGTTATTTTTTCAACAGTGTGCTGGTAACGGTCATCTCCATTATTCTTGTATTAATTCTCGCCTCTATGACGGGATACGCCATTACGAGGATGAACTGGAAATGGAGCGGATTCACGATGAATCTGATCCTTCTGGGCATGATGGTTCCCATTCACGCCGCACTCCTTCCCTTGTTCATCATATTGAAGAATTTAGGATTGCTGAACACCTATTGGTCGTTGATCATTCCTTACGTTGCTTTTGGCATCCCGATGGCCGTGTTTATTTTGGGCAGCTTTTTCAAAGGGGTTCCACGCGAGCTGGAGGAAGCAGCGGTCATCGATGGCTGCGGCATATACAGAACCTTTTTCTCCATCATCATGCCGCTTGTTCGTCCTGCGGTGTCTACAGTAGCGATCTTTACCTTTCTCGCTTGCTGGAACGAGCTGATGTTTGCGGTCACGTTTATTAATAACGAGGCGTATCAGACGCTAACGGTGGGCATGATGTCTATGGTGGGCACGTACATTACACAATGGGGCATTATTGGTGCGGGGCTGATGATTACGACTTTGCCAACCATTATTATTTATTTGCTGCTGAACAAACAGGTACAGAAAAGCATGATCGCCGGCGCAATCAAGGGCTAA
- a CDS encoding carbohydrate ABC transporter permease — translation MNAVFSNKTTIAIFVLPTVVLFCAIVLIPIFVSSYYSLLDWNGIGKGVFIGLDNYVEMFKDPRVLNSIKNSLLFAGASVFIQLPISLLLALVLASSVKGEGFYRTVYFIPVLISTVVIAQLWSKIYNADYGLLNALLESVGLSHLAQDWLGQKNTALAASFVPTLWQYVGYHMLLMYAGAKSISQDIVEAAKMDGASRLRTAFSITIPLMRPILKVCLIFSVIGAFKVFDLIYVLTGGGPLFTTEVPSTLMYSTIFSTYRYGYGSAISVFIILECLICTVLINKWFKTD, via the coding sequence ATGAACGCTGTATTTTCCAATAAAACCACGATTGCGATCTTTGTTTTACCTACAGTTGTGCTGTTCTGCGCCATTGTGCTCATCCCGATTTTTGTCTCCAGTTATTATAGTCTGCTGGATTGGAATGGCATAGGCAAAGGGGTATTTATCGGACTGGATAATTATGTTGAGATGTTTAAAGACCCGCGCGTATTGAATTCGATCAAAAATTCCCTGCTGTTCGCCGGTGCATCGGTGTTCATTCAATTGCCGATCTCACTGCTGCTGGCTCTTGTACTGGCGTCAAGTGTGAAGGGAGAAGGGTTTTATCGCACAGTCTACTTCATACCGGTTCTAATCTCAACCGTTGTGATTGCACAGTTATGGTCCAAAATCTATAACGCAGACTACGGCCTTCTGAACGCTTTGCTGGAGAGTGTAGGGCTGTCCCACCTGGCTCAGGATTGGCTTGGACAGAAGAATACGGCCCTCGCCGCCTCGTTTGTACCTACGCTGTGGCAGTATGTCGGGTATCACATGCTGCTGATGTATGCAGGGGCCAAGTCGATCTCGCAGGATATTGTGGAGGCGGCCAAGATGGACGGGGCTTCCCGTCTACGGACAGCCTTTTCCATTACGATTCCACTGATGAGGCCTATTCTCAAAGTTTGTCTTATTTTTTCGGTTATCGGAGCGTTTAAGGTGTTCGATCTGATCTATGTCCTAACGGGCGGCGGCCCGCTGTTTACGACGGAAGTGCCAAGCACGTTAATGTATTCAACGATTTTTAGTACGTACAGGTATGGCTACGGTAGTGCGATATCCGTCTTTATCATTCTGGAATGTCTGATCTGTACAGTCTTGATTAATAAATGGTTCAAAACCGACTAG
- a CDS encoding extracellular solute-binding protein, with translation MKALLKRSLGMVLALGIAGSLVACSSESSEGKGSGGDGSVTLKLWDQSVGNTDPSAKLLPQIIEKWNNEHPDIQIVRTGTTGEQYKTKIKTSIAAGEAPDLFYGMGGGSFMEPYIQSGNVLEITKYITDDLKKRMAPGMAEAIEKDGKIYTLPVYTHIANLYVNTELFEQAGAKLPTTYTELLDAVEKLKAAGITPALMGEKDRWPGMYWYDIIAMRQAGNEAVIEAFKDPAKWNTPDFVAAATKMQELAKAGAFNSSMFSMGYDEMLGAFNAGNGAMMFQANWVNAGIEDPSSATKGKVKVIPFPVFEDGKGNNTEIFGGAVDGFYISNNTQHPDEAVEFLKYLSEQLGTQGYLAGAGLPSWNTDDLDTSGLSTLDQSSAEIMKTATSFIAWWDNILPAESAEAHKNLIAQLLAGDVTPEEFCEQMAQLKPTELSL, from the coding sequence ATGAAAGCGCTATTAAAAAGATCGCTAGGTATGGTGTTGGCGTTGGGTATTGCAGGCAGCCTGGTCGCCTGTTCTTCCGAGTCATCAGAGGGCAAAGGTTCAGGCGGAGATGGAAGCGTTACCTTGAAGCTGTGGGATCAGTCCGTAGGTAATACAGACCCCTCGGCGAAATTATTGCCGCAAATCATCGAGAAATGGAACAATGAACATCCCGACATCCAGATTGTACGGACAGGCACGACGGGCGAGCAGTACAAAACCAAAATCAAAACATCCATTGCAGCAGGCGAGGCGCCTGATTTGTTTTACGGTATGGGTGGGGGAAGTTTTATGGAGCCTTATATCCAGTCAGGAAACGTGCTGGAAATCACCAAGTATATTACGGATGACCTGAAAAAACGTATGGCTCCAGGCATGGCAGAGGCGATTGAAAAGGATGGGAAAATCTACACCCTTCCGGTCTACACCCATATCGCTAATCTGTATGTGAATACTGAGCTGTTCGAGCAGGCTGGAGCCAAGCTGCCGACCACGTATACGGAATTGCTTGATGCGGTAGAGAAATTGAAGGCCGCTGGAATTACCCCTGCGCTGATGGGGGAAAAGGATCGCTGGCCGGGCATGTACTGGTATGACATCATTGCGATGCGTCAGGCAGGGAATGAAGCGGTTATTGAAGCATTTAAAGATCCGGCAAAATGGAATACGCCCGACTTTGTCGCAGCGGCAACCAAAATGCAGGAGCTGGCCAAAGCAGGGGCATTTAACAGCAGCATGTTCAGCATGGGTTATGATGAAATGCTGGGTGCATTCAACGCAGGCAATGGAGCCATGATGTTCCAGGCCAACTGGGTGAATGCAGGAATCGAAGATCCGTCCTCGGCCACCAAGGGCAAGGTGAAGGTCATTCCCTTCCCTGTATTTGAAGACGGCAAAGGAAATAATACGGAAATATTCGGCGGAGCCGTGGATGGCTTTTATATTAGCAATAACACTCAGCATCCCGATGAAGCGGTTGAATTCCTCAAGTATCTGAGTGAGCAGCTCGGCACACAAGGTTATCTGGCAGGCGCGGGACTTCCGAGCTGGAACACGGACGATCTGGACACATCCGGATTATCCACGCTTGACCAATCCAGTGCGGAAATTATGAAAACAGCGACTTCATTTATTGCATGGTGGGACAACATTCTGCCCGCTGAATCCGCTGAAGCACACAAAAACCTGATTGCACAGCTTCTGGCAGGCGACGTTACTCCAGAGGAGTTCTGCGAACAGATGGCTCAGCTTAAACCAACGGAACTGAGTCTCTGA
- a CDS encoding response regulator translates to MEQLNVLIVDDEYLIRNLLRMRINWEEQGMSIMGEASNAQEALDLVDKQQPDIMFTDIYMPNMDGIELSRLILKKYPDIKIVVVTGHDEFEYARQSIQIGIVDFILKPIRAAELLTVTDKLRAMIDEERKREQEIQRLRADLERNFPYLREKFMLQWLNGVLTTQAEIREKAAYFNIPMLLTTREIQIAVIEVSTASAKETEEQLILLSMECSNEIDSFYEKEPGVVHLMDTRNRIVIISFNSGVDFIEDGEALIPLLTNSYPCALSIGIGRKHGHVEEGPAAYQEACRALEYQAFVGKNQVVCFEDIVDNREQSYRSNADLLQRLQFYISVGSAARAIEVLHHIFDVSFSSVSQFRLAAMDVITECQRAAMEQQIESDQVLNTEALVSILTADHLPELITRLEDYVQYVSETVYSKNQTKEDNLIGQVKMYLEDHMSDPNIGLANTAAAFFVSPGHLGRLMKKETGKTFVEYLTNLRMKRAETLLKQTQLKGYEIGEQVGITDPHYFSVLFKKSTGRSMNEYRQRKS, encoded by the coding sequence ATGGAACAATTGAACGTGCTGATTGTAGACGATGAATATTTGATACGGAACTTGCTTCGTATGCGCATTAACTGGGAGGAGCAAGGCATGAGCATCATGGGCGAAGCCTCGAACGCGCAGGAAGCTCTGGATCTGGTGGACAAACAGCAGCCGGATATTATGTTTACGGATATTTATATGCCTAACATGGATGGGATTGAATTAAGCCGATTAATTCTGAAGAAGTACCCGGATATTAAAATCGTGGTCGTCACAGGGCATGACGAATTTGAATATGCACGCCAGAGCATCCAGATAGGCATCGTGGATTTTATATTAAAGCCTATTCGTGCTGCCGAGCTGCTTACAGTGACGGACAAGCTGAGGGCCATGATTGATGAGGAGCGAAAACGTGAACAGGAAATTCAGAGGCTCAGGGCAGATCTGGAACGTAATTTCCCTTACCTACGTGAAAAATTTATGCTGCAATGGTTGAATGGCGTACTCACCACGCAGGCAGAAATTCGAGAGAAGGCGGCCTATTTTAACATTCCGATGCTTCTGACGACCCGTGAAATCCAGATCGCAGTCATCGAAGTTTCAACTGCATCCGCCAAGGAGACGGAGGAGCAGTTGATTTTGCTCAGCATGGAGTGCAGCAACGAAATAGACTCATTTTATGAAAAAGAACCGGGTGTGGTGCATTTGATGGATACTCGAAACCGGATTGTGATCATCAGCTTCAATTCCGGTGTGGATTTTATTGAAGATGGCGAAGCGCTTATTCCCCTTCTTACCAATTCCTATCCCTGTGCCTTAAGCATAGGCATCGGACGCAAGCATGGCCATGTAGAGGAGGGCCCAGCAGCCTATCAGGAAGCCTGCCGCGCTCTGGAATACCAAGCCTTTGTCGGAAAAAATCAAGTGGTCTGTTTCGAGGATATCGTGGATAACCGGGAGCAGTCATATCGGTCGAACGCCGATCTTCTTCAGCGATTGCAATTTTATATTAGCGTTGGTTCTGCTGCGCGTGCGATTGAAGTGCTGCATCATATCTTTGATGTGTCCTTTTCGAGTGTGTCACAGTTTCGCCTTGCAGCTATGGACGTGATCACAGAATGCCAGCGAGCGGCAATGGAGCAGCAGATCGAGAGTGATCAGGTGTTGAATACCGAAGCACTGGTGTCCATTCTTACAGCCGACCATCTGCCGGAACTGATAACCCGATTGGAAGACTACGTTCAATATGTTTCCGAAACGGTATATTCCAAAAACCAGACCAAGGAAGACAACCTGATCGGTCAGGTCAAGATGTACCTGGAAGATCATATGAGCGATCCGAATATCGGCCTGGCGAATACCGCTGCGGCTTTCTTTGTCAGTCCAGGTCATTTGGGAAGGTTGATGAAGAAGGAAACGGGGAAAACCTTTGTCGAGTATCTTACGAATTTGCGTATGAAAAGGGCAGAGACCTTACTGAAACAGACCCAGTTGAAGGGGTATGAGATTGGCGAGCAGGTCGGCATCACGGACCCGCATTATTTTAGTGTTTTATTCAAAAAAAGCACAGGCAGGTCCATGAATGAGTACAGACAACGTAAATCGTGA
- a CDS encoding sensor histidine kinase — protein MKWIDEFQAFIRSKPKKLAFKIPFAYFLIILLTVVFSYWVLTQISANSAQKKINETSLQTITSIQTNVELIIDNVNNYSKMIFSDHNLQNLLRQGDVYANLQTQAKVSTYLYNLMQAVPMIDSVYIYDNSGHRFSVGTEELPAFLEANVEETSWYEQAVRNKGKYVLIRNGSESESTDAEDKPFVSFIRMIRDIDNTSPLGMLVMNIKGESFAQAYASLINQDSFQIAILDEHNQIIVDNSTVDPDNTSFQDILAAHQEELEQHFEQSGSGSLTLDNGSQKYAVSYRSDGNEHWKFISMNSYDTVDTRNKSIVLLALVMLIMNGTVFFVSSFIISNSIIKPIHKLLRSMNKAPSGNFRKVNMELNSYEFKQLFRGYNQMIEQMDQMLKRKLEEQKTIRRAELNTLQAQIKPHFLYNTLDSITSLALSGRNHQVCELLEALGTYYRMSVSKGRDVITLGEEIEIVRNYMTIQKTRYQDTFEMEFHVDEDCLQTPIPKLVLQPLAENSLYHGIRPKGSKGTIRIHASKTKGGVELSISDDGIGMSEHKIDQILQTEQNGEIRSFGLWGTLERLRMFYGIEDGITIHSGAGQGTTILIKIPNGADASWNN, from the coding sequence ATGAAGTGGATTGATGAATTTCAAGCTTTCATTCGCAGCAAACCTAAGAAACTGGCCTTTAAAATACCATTTGCTTATTTTCTAATCATTTTGCTCACGGTTGTATTCAGTTACTGGGTACTAACCCAAATCTCTGCGAACTCGGCCCAGAAGAAAATCAATGAGACGTCCTTGCAAACGATTACCTCCATCCAGACCAATGTGGAGCTGATTATTGACAATGTAAATAACTATTCCAAAATGATTTTCTCAGATCACAATCTGCAAAACTTGTTAAGACAAGGCGATGTCTATGCCAATTTGCAAACTCAGGCCAAGGTCAGTACATACTTGTACAATTTGATGCAAGCGGTTCCAATGATTGATTCGGTATATATTTATGACAATTCGGGACATCGCTTTTCCGTCGGGACAGAGGAACTGCCTGCATTTCTGGAAGCGAATGTTGAAGAAACATCATGGTATGAACAGGCTGTGCGCAACAAAGGAAAGTATGTGCTGATACGTAATGGAAGCGAGTCTGAATCCACCGATGCGGAAGATAAACCGTTTGTCTCCTTCATTCGGATGATTCGGGATATCGATAATACCTCCCCGCTTGGGATGCTGGTTATGAATATCAAAGGAGAATCCTTTGCGCAAGCGTACGCGAGCCTCATTAATCAGGATTCGTTTCAGATTGCCATCCTGGATGAGCACAATCAGATCATTGTCGATAACTCCACCGTCGATCCCGATAATACCTCTTTTCAGGACATCCTGGCTGCGCACCAAGAGGAGCTGGAGCAGCATTTTGAGCAGAGCGGCTCAGGGTCGCTTACGCTGGATAACGGATCACAGAAATATGCGGTCTCGTATCGATCGGATGGCAATGAGCATTGGAAGTTCATCAGTATGAATTCGTACGACACGGTCGATACCCGCAACAAATCCATTGTGTTACTGGCCCTGGTCATGCTAATCATGAACGGAACGGTGTTTTTTGTCAGCTCATTCATCATTTCGAACAGTATTATCAAGCCCATTCATAAACTTCTGCGATCCATGAACAAAGCACCGAGCGGCAACTTCAGAAAAGTGAATATGGAACTGAACAGTTATGAATTTAAACAGCTATTCAGAGGTTACAACCAAATGATTGAACAAATGGACCAGATGCTCAAACGCAAGTTGGAAGAACAGAAGACGATTCGAAGAGCTGAACTGAATACACTCCAGGCCCAGATCAAGCCGCATTTTTTGTATAACACACTGGATTCCATTACTTCGTTGGCACTGTCCGGGCGCAATCATCAGGTATGCGAGCTGCTGGAGGCGCTGGGCACGTATTATCGCATGAGTGTCAGCAAAGGCCGGGACGTGATCACCCTTGGGGAGGAAATCGAGATTGTAAGAAACTATATGACAATTCAGAAAACACGTTATCAGGATACGTTCGAGATGGAATTCCACGTGGATGAGGACTGCTTGCAGACGCCTATTCCCAAGCTTGTGCTGCAACCGCTGGCTGAAAATTCACTCTATCATGGTATTCGCCCCAAAGGATCAAAGGGCACCATCCGAATTCATGCGAGCAAAACAAAAGGCGGAGTCGAACTATCCATCTCCGATGATGGGATAGGCATGTCCGAGCATAAGATCGATCAGATTCTTCAAACGGAGCAGAACGGTGAAATCAGAAGCTTTGGCTTATGGGGGACGCTGGAACGCTTGCGAATGTTCTATGGAATAGAAGACGGCATCACGATCCACAGTGGAGCAGGACAAGGAACGACTATCTTGATCAAAATACCGAATGGAGCAGATGCGTCATGGAACAATTGA
- a CDS encoding sigma-54-dependent transcriptional regulator, with translation MIFIKGRKIMRTRVHIIAPYESMTTIIEECIPLFPQLAIQYEVGDLMKGAELAAQAERNGAEIVISRGGTAQLIKEAVTIPVIDVQLSGYDMIRSLTLASQFNGQTAIVGFANITSGAQSIIDLMELPLKVYTIRSSEDVARLLLELKASGYRQIVGDVITVNTAKTYGMEGLLIQSGKESILRALEDAQLVYRYLSKNHAISIILNNLVTKEHPNLMILDDQNEVVFENLTDFEQNPLTDNHIYLTNTNLDFHQSQVQNVFIVDDYQLTVTAYETTLSNKSYKVYSLEKGQPYAFAQFGITAYTDISMEPIVAESPAMQGVLKNIRALYENHEPIYLLGEADSGKSFLVKHIHQMYSSGGLMLQIDLAQVPPGHLHKIPLSKVRNVEINHLENGSKDEELISFIQTCLQRQIGVFILGEQGLNPNRTLDVELNTIIMPSLVDRQEDLAPLIQHFLSDYYQKYGTVAVKMKEDALQLIRDQVPHLTANQLRHLIKQAALNEQDYVISAETLSHLLGEQPSSNTMKLNGTLKEIEKEIIQLVLHEENNNQSKAAERLGINRATLWRKLKE, from the coding sequence ATGATTTTTATAAAAGGCAGGAAAATTATGCGTACACGAGTTCATATTATTGCTCCTTACGAATCCATGACTACGATTATAGAAGAATGTATTCCGCTATTTCCCCAGTTAGCTATTCAATATGAAGTGGGCGACCTGATGAAAGGCGCCGAATTGGCGGCCCAGGCTGAACGAAACGGGGCGGAGATTGTGATTAGCCGCGGCGGTACTGCCCAACTAATTAAGGAAGCCGTAACCATTCCCGTCATTGATGTGCAGTTGTCCGGATATGACATGATTCGTTCGCTAACGCTGGCAAGCCAGTTCAACGGCCAAACGGCGATCGTTGGTTTTGCCAACATTACGTCAGGGGCGCAGTCAATTATCGATCTAATGGAACTGCCATTAAAGGTATATACCATACGCAGCTCCGAGGATGTGGCCAGGCTGCTGCTGGAGCTGAAAGCGTCAGGGTACCGTCAGATTGTTGGCGATGTCATCACCGTTAATACAGCCAAAACCTATGGAATGGAAGGATTGCTGATCCAGTCTGGCAAGGAATCCATCCTCAGAGCGCTTGAAGATGCCCAGTTGGTATATCGGTACTTGAGCAAAAATCATGCGATATCCATCATACTGAATAACCTGGTTACCAAGGAGCATCCAAATCTCATGATCTTGGACGACCAGAACGAGGTTGTATTCGAGAATTTGACTGATTTTGAACAGAATCCGCTGACCGATAATCACATTTACCTCACCAATACCAATCTGGATTTCCATCAATCCCAAGTTCAAAATGTGTTCATCGTGGATGATTACCAGCTTACGGTAACGGCCTATGAAACGACGTTAAGTAACAAAAGCTATAAAGTGTATTCCCTTGAAAAAGGACAGCCCTATGCTTTTGCACAATTCGGCATAACGGCGTATACCGATATATCCATGGAGCCGATCGTTGCCGAATCCCCTGCCATGCAGGGCGTATTGAAGAATATCCGGGCGCTTTACGAGAATCACGAACCCATTTATCTGCTAGGTGAAGCCGATTCGGGCAAGTCTTTTCTGGTAAAACATATTCATCAAATGTACTCCAGCGGTGGGCTGATGCTCCAAATCGATCTTGCTCAGGTTCCTCCAGGCCATTTGCACAAAATTCCACTCTCCAAAGTACGCAACGTGGAGATTAACCATTTGGAAAATGGCTCGAAAGATGAGGAATTGATCTCCTTCATTCAGACCTGTCTTCAGAGGCAGATCGGGGTATTCATCCTGGGGGAACAGGGATTGAATCCAAACAGAACGCTGGATGTCGAGCTGAATACAATCATTATGCCGAGCCTTGTGGACAGGCAGGAGGATCTTGCTCCACTGATCCAGCATTTCCTCAGCGATTACTACCAGAAGTATGGGACAGTTGCGGTGAAGATGAAAGAGGACGCGCTGCAGCTCATTAGAGATCAAGTTCCGCATTTGACAGCGAACCAGCTGAGGCATCTCATCAAACAGGCTGCACTGAATGAGCAGGACTACGTCATCTCAGCCGAGACCTTATCACATCTTCTTGGTGAACAGCCCTCATCCAATACGATGAAGCTCAATGGTACGCTGAAGGAAATCGAAAAAGAGATTATTCAACTCGTTCTACATGAGGAAAACAATAATCAATCCAAGGCGGCCGAACGCTTAGGGATTAACCGTGCCACGTTATGGCGTAAACTTAAAGAGTAA
- a CDS encoding 2-keto-3-deoxygluconate permease: MNIKATLDRIPGGMMVVPLLLGATINTFFPNALRIGGFTEALFVNSSSTLIALFLLIAGTQITFKTAGSSVGKGVTLLVFKWAVGAILGLIAIYFADSNGLFLGLAPLAIIAAMTNSNGGLYIALAGQYGKEDDKAAYPFLALSDGPFLTMVALSIFGAMGFANGMFSPMAFVAVLLPLIVGVVIGNLDRNLAEWLHKGSDKLVPFFAFSLGMGINFSSIIQGGLSGILLGVLTVLITGGVGFLLFRAIGWNPIVGASEGSTAGNAVGTPAAIVAANASFAPIAEIATVQIAASVVTTAILLPIFIGFLSKRLEKSGGVEKYNQRPST; the protein is encoded by the coding sequence ATGAACATTAAAGCAACATTAGATCGTATTCCTGGCGGTATGATGGTTGTTCCCCTGCTGCTCGGTGCAACCATTAACACATTCTTTCCGAATGCTTTGCGGATCGGAGGTTTCACCGAAGCCTTGTTCGTCAATAGCTCAAGCACATTGATCGCCCTGTTCCTGTTGATTGCTGGTACGCAAATTACGTTTAAGACGGCCGGTTCTTCGGTTGGTAAAGGCGTTACCTTGCTTGTGTTCAAGTGGGCAGTTGGTGCAATATTAGGTTTGATCGCCATCTATTTTGCGGATTCCAATGGTTTATTCCTTGGTTTGGCACCGCTTGCCATTATTGCCGCGATGACGAATTCCAACGGCGGACTGTACATCGCATTGGCCGGACAATACGGCAAAGAAGATGACAAGGCTGCTTATCCGTTCCTCGCGCTCAGCGACGGACCGTTCCTCACCATGGTTGCTCTTTCCATTTTCGGTGCGATGGGCTTCGCCAACGGCATGTTCTCCCCGATGGCTTTTGTAGCCGTACTGCTTCCACTGATCGTCGGTGTTGTTATCGGTAACCTGGATCGCAACCTTGCTGAATGGCTGCACAAAGGCAGCGACAAGCTCGTTCCATTCTTCGCCTTTTCACTCGGTATGGGCATCAACTTCTCGTCGATCATTCAAGGTGGATTAAGCGGTATCTTGTTGGGTGTCCTGACTGTACTGATCACTGGCGGCGTTGGATTCCTGCTGTTCAGAGCTATTGGCTGGAACCCGATCGTTGGTGCTTCTGAGGGTTCTACTGCCGGTAATGCTGTAGGTACGCCTGCTGCCATCGTAGCTGCAAACGCTTCTTTTGCCCCGATTGCCGAGATTGCTACGGTACAGATTGCTGCAAGTGTTGTGACAACTGCCATTCTGCTGCCGATCTTCATCGGATTCCTCTCCAAAAGGCTGGAGAAATCAGGCGGTGTCGAGAAATACAATCAAAGACCGTCCACATAA